A single region of the Triticum dicoccoides isolate Atlit2015 ecotype Zavitan chromosome 2B, WEW_v2.0, whole genome shotgun sequence genome encodes:
- the LOC119367803 gene encoding amino acid transporter AVT1I-like, with amino-acid sequence MDTSTANTDPPPSSGKTSFLKTCFNGINALSGVGLLSIPYALSQGGWLSLIVFMATAITCFYTGLLLQRCMDSSSLVNTYPDIGAHAFGRRGRLIVATFMYLELYLVAIDFLILEGDNLHKLFPAASFRLGALHVSGKHAFVLAATLAVLPTTWFSSLNVLAYVAAGGALASVLLIAAVLWVGVFDGVGFRERGRLVRWDSMPSAMSLYSFCFSGHAVFPMIYTGMKDRKRFPMVLSLCFTVSTLSYGLMGIVGYLMYGDTLKSQITLNLPSASVAAKVAIYTTLVNPLSKYALVVAPVAEAAEGALGVGKSAPFRALVRTVLVFGTAVVALAVPFFADVVGLTGALLSCTATMLLPCLCYLKVRSKIGGARGMGLETAACLAVVAIGTAIVGLGTYSSVKQIVGKL; translated from the exons ATGGACACGAGCACTGCCAACACCGATCCGCCCCCGTCTTCCGGCAAGACAAGCTTCCTCAAGACTTGTTTCAATGGAATCAATGCGCTCTCAG GGGTTGGGCTGCTCTCGATTCCGTACGCACTGTCTCAGGGCGGATGGCTGAGCCTGATCGTCTTCATGGCCACCGCCATCACCTGCTTCTACACCGGGCTTCTCCTGCAGAGGTGCATGGACTCCAGCTCGCTCGTCAACACCTACCCGGACATCGGAGCCCACGCCTTCGGCCGGAGAGGCCGCCTCATCGTCGCCACCTTCATGTACCTCGAGCTCTACCTCGTCGCCATCGACTTCCTCATCCTGGAGGGGGACAACCTGCACAAGCTCTTCCCGGCGGCGAGCTTCCGGCTCGGCGCGCTCCATGTCAGCGGAAAGCACGCGTTCGTGCTGGCGGCCACGCTGGCCGTGCTGCCGACCACGTGGTTCAGCAGCCTCAACGTGCTCGCCTACGTCGCTGCCGGCGGTGCGCTGGCGTCCGTTCTTCTCATCGCCGCCGTCCTGTGGGTCGGGGTGTTCGACGGCGTCGGGTTCCGCGAGAGGGGCAGGCTGGTGCGTTGGGACAGCATGCCCAGCGCCATGAGCTTGTATTCCTTCTGCTTCAGTGGCCATGCCGTGTTTCCCATGATATACACGGGGATGAAAGACAGGAAGAGGTTCCCCATG GTGCTGTCCCTGTGCTTCACCGTGAGCACACTCAGCTACGGCTTGATGGGCATCGTCGGGTACCTGATGTACGGCGACACGCTCAAATCCCAGATCACCCTCAACCTCCCGTCGGCGAGCGTGGCCGCCAAGGTGGCCATATACACGACGCTGGTGAACCCGCTGTCCAAGTACGCGCTGGTGGTCGCCCCCGTCGCCGAGGCCGCCGAGGGCGCGCTGGGCGTCGGCAAGAGCGCGCCCTTCCGCGCGCTCGTCAGGACGGTGCTCGTCTTCGGCACGGCTGTAGTCGCGCTGGCCGTGCCCTTTTTTGCCGACGTCGTGGGCCTCACGGGCGCTCTCCTCAGTTGCACGGCGACCATGCTGCTGCCGTGCCTGTGCTACCTCAAGGTCCGGTCAAAGATCGGCGGTGCCAGGGGTATGGGGTTGGAGACTGCAGCTTGCCTGGCCGTTGTCGCGATTGGCACCGCGATTGTTGGGCTGGGAACCTACAGTTCCGTGAAACAGATTGTAGGCAAGTTATGA